In one Alnus glutinosa chromosome 14, dhAlnGlut1.1, whole genome shotgun sequence genomic region, the following are encoded:
- the LOC133857783 gene encoding transcription factor MYB3R-1-like isoform X1 has protein sequence MRPLHGRTTGPKRRSTTGKWTAEEDEILHRAVQHYKGKSWKKIAACFKDRTDVQCLHRWQKVLNPELVKGPWTKEEDEVIIQLVNRYGAKKWTTIAEALPGRIGKQCRERWHNHLNPSINKEPWTLEEELALICAHQHCGNKWAELQKFLPGRTDNAIKNHWNSSVKKRLPSYMASGLLEKFQGLPHVGIPRSSSVGMQQIQVDGVEEDETSQCSQGSIEANCSQFDSGTTYAMGNIRTEESDRGKGPNMEQYFLHEPETHGSKDCEFSSHESPNIFVDVSLESLELFGTSANCKCVNESHDKACIASQSSAATMENMPDDSEKMDHLLISESDLLEIAFSETGNPGRFFYGNVTEQSNNLDGGTVSMICPSGSQITSALGPCAAPLEDASGGISELEVITSSRNDFIYVDSPVIDADEKDHHMKLDQEKNAPRLVPVDIFSTVSSDTNGTFPSRDENTENLLNSDEAKVASKLAPRDLAGSLNSDSMQTLSSMDNSATVNTEEQDSGTLFFEPPRFPSLEIPFLNFDLIASGDDMQQAYSPFGIRQLLMHPMNFSSPRSLRDSPIHKSTQNAMSNNAAKSFKCTPTIMNKRLHEPLSQVEEESKGDKELGKDTNTSAFSLTNSFSSLESVLVENGASTMPISCTGELFDSPFDQKVKSEDSVRDKANMVKKDKKGTMSPKSKINADTTFLIPTGVLVERNIDDQHLFSPDRVGHQTTRALSMAVLSPKGQYIIKLDTKSYRGGNLEPSSPKNEKCVVPATSTECTPSLKHLEATSGNAGNDADIQSFSISRFDDTPGRKRRIVSPSAWKSPLFINTALPGPRFDMDLTLEDLAYFLSPGMRSYDARGLMRQLSEDTSAVFDNAWDVLTSDDTEMPSKTVFSNDQNLSGEDNCFLHNERENMPPGVLGERRELDFSGCGTPGKGTDKKKFPENTNSTSISSSSSYLMKNCR, from the exons ATGAGGCCTTTGCACGG GAGGACTACTGGTCCGAAAAGGCGATCGACGACAGGAAAATGGACTGCCGAAGAG GACGAGATATTGCACAGAGCGGTTCAACATTACAAAGGAAAAAGTTGGAAAAAAATAG CGGCATGTTTCAAAGATCGAACAGACGTGCAGTGTCTGCACAGGTGGCAGAAGGTCTTAAATCCTGAACTCGTCAAAGGTCCATGGACTAAAGAG GAGGATGAGGTAATAATCCAGTTAGTGAATAGATATGGGGCAAAGAAGTGGACAACCATTGCAGAAGCATTACCTGGACGTATCGGAAAGCAGTGTCGAGAAAG GTGGCATAACCATCTTAATCCTTCCATAAACAAGGAACCGTGGACACTGGAAGAGGAGCTGGCTTTAATTTGTGCTCATCAACATTGTGGGAACAAGTGGGCTGAGTTACAGAAATTTTTGCCTGGAAG GACAGACAATGCAATAAAAAATCACTGGAACAGCTCTGTGAAAAAGAGGTTGCCGTCTTATATGGCATCAGGATTACTCGAAAAGTTTCAAGGTCTGCCTCATGTAGGAATACCTAGGTCATCATCAGTGGGGATGCAACAGATTCAAGTGGATggggttgaagaagatgaaactTCACAATGTAGTCAAGGATCAATAGAGGCCAACTGCTCCCAATTTGATTCAGGAACAACATATGCAATGGGAAATATTAGGACTGAGGAATCTGATCGTGGAAAGGGGCCAAATATGGAGCAATATTTTTTACATGAGCCTGAAACTCATGGAAGTAAGGATTGCGAGTTTAGTTCCCATGAATCGCCCAACATCTTTGTGGATGTATCACTGGAATCATTAGAATTGTTTGGAACATCTGCAAACTGTAAATGTGTAAATGAAAGCCATGACAAAGCCTGTATTGCGTCACAGAGCTCTGCTGCTACAATGGAAAACATGCCTGATGATTCTGAAAAAATGGATCACCTATTGATATCTGAGAGCGATTTACTTGAGATTGCATTCTCAGAGACGGGGAATCCTGGAAGATTTTTTTATGGGAATGTGACAGAACAATCAAATAACCTGGATGGTGGCACAGTTTCAATGATTTGCCCATCTGGCTCTCAAATAACTTCTGCTTTGGGGCCATGTGCCGCCCCTCTAGAGGATGCCTCGGGAGGAATTTCAGAATTGGAGGTCATTACAAGTTCAAGGAATGACTTTATCTATGTCGACTCTCCTGTTATTGATGCAGATGAAAAAGACCACCATATGAAGCTAGACCAGGAAAAGAATGCTCCAAGACTAGTTCCTGTAGATATATTTAGTACGGTAAGCTCAGATACTAATGGGACCTTTCCGTCCAGAGATGAGAACACAGAGAATCTTTTAAACTCAGATGAGGCGAAGGTTGCTTCGAAGCTGGCTCCCAGGGATTTGGCTGGTTCGTTGAACTCAGATTCTATGCAAACCCTCTCCTCAATGGATAACAGTGCTACTGTGAATACGGAAGAACAGGATTCAGGAACTCTGTTTTTTGAACCTCCTCGTTTTCCAAGCTTAGAAATTCCTTTTTTAAACTTTGATCTCATAGCATCTGGTGATGATATGCAGCAAGCATATAGTCCCTTTGGGATTCGCCAACTACTGATGCATCCAATGAACTTTTCCTCACCACGCAGCTTACGGGATTCGCCAATTCATAAAAGTACTCAAAATGCTATGTCGAATAATGCTGCCAAGAGCTTCAAATGTACGCCAACCATCATGAACAAGAGACTGCATGAACCTTTATCACAGGTTGAAGAAGAGTCAAAGGGAGACAAAGAACTTGGAAAGGACACAAATACAAGCGCATTTAGCTTGACCAATAGTTTTTCTTCTCTGGAATCAGTTTTAGTCGAGAATGGAGCTTCTACAATGCCCATCTCTTGTACTGGGGAGTTATTTGATTCCCCATTTGACCAGAAAGTGAAATCTGAAGACTCTGTTCGTGATAAAGCTAATATGGTTAAGAAGGATAAGAAGGGTACCATGAGTCCTAAGTCCAAGATAAACGCTGACACTACCTTCCTAATT CCTACAGGAGTGCTTGTTGAACGTAACATAGATGATCAGCATCTCTTTTCTCCTGATAGAGTCGGACATCAAACAACTAGAGCCTTGAGTATGGCAGTTTTAAGTCCCAAAGGCCAATATATTATAAAGTTGGACACTAAATCATACCGAGGTGGGAATTTAGAGCCATCATCTCCGAAAAATGAAAAGTGTGTAGTTCCAGCTACATCTACAGAATGCACACCATCACTAAAGCATCTAGAAGCCACAAGTGGAAATGCTGGGAATGATGCTGATATTCAAAGCTTTAGCAT TTCTAGGTTTGACGACACTCCAGGTAGAAAGAGAAGAATTGTATCTCCATCAGCATGGAAGTCTCCTTTGTTCATAAATACTGCTCTCCCTGGACCAAGATTTGATATGGACCTTACACTTGAG GATTTGGCATACTTCTTGAGCCCTGGGATGAGAAGTTATGATGCCAGAGGGTTGATGAGGCAGCTGAGTGAGGACACTTCTGCTGTATTTGACAATGCCTGGGACGTTTTGACAAGTGATGATACTGAAATGCCCTCAAAGACAGTATTCTCCAACGACCAAAATTTATCTGGAGAGGACAATTGTTTTCTTCATAACGAGCGGGAGAATATGCCTCCTGGTGTCTTG GGGGAACGACGCgaacttgatttcagtggatgtGGGACGCCTGGAAAGGGCACAGACAAAAAGAAATTTCCTGAGAACACAAACTCTACAAGCATTTCAAGCTCGTCATCTTATCTGATGAAGAATTGCAGATAG
- the LOC133857783 gene encoding transcription factor MYB3R-1-like isoform X2 → MRPLHGRTTGPKRRSTTGKWTAEEDEILHRAVQHYKGKSWKKIAACFKDRTDVQCLHRWQKVLNPELVKGPWTKEEDEVIIQLVNRYGAKKWTTIAEALPGRIGKQCRERWHNHLNPSINKEPWTLEEELALICAHQHCGNKWAELQKFLPGRTDNAIKNHWNSSVKKRLPSYMASGLLEKFQGLPHVGIPRSSSVGMQQIQVDGVEEDETSQCSQGSIEANCSQFDSGTTYAMGNIRTEESDRGKGPNMEQYFLHEPETHGSKDCEFSSHESPNIFVDVSLESLELFGTSANCKCVNESHDKACIASQSSAATMENMPDDSEKMDHLLISESDLLEIAFSETGNPGRFFYGNVTEQSNNLDGGTVSMICPSGSQITSALGPCAAPLEDASGGISELEVITSSRNDFIYVDSPVIDADEKDHHMKLDQEKNAPRLVPVDIFSTVSSDTNGTFPSRDENTENLLNSDEAKVASKLAPRDLAGSLNSDSMQTLSSMDNSATVNTEEQDSGTLFFEPPRFPSLEIPFLNFDLIASGDDMQQAYSPFGIRQLLMHPMNFSSPRSLRDSPIHKSTQNAMSNNAAKSFKCTPTIMNKRLHEPLSQVEEESKGDKELGKDTNTSAFSLTNSFSSLESVLVENGASTMPISCTGELFDSPFDQKVKSEDSVRDKANMVKKDKKGTMSPKSKINADTTFLIPTGVLVERNIDDQHLFSPDRVGHQTTRALSMAVLSPKGQYIIKLDTKSYRGGNLEPSSPKNEKCVVPATSTECTPSLKHLEATSGNAGNDADIQSFSMFDDTPGRKRRIVSPSAWKSPLFINTALPGPRFDMDLTLEDLAYFLSPGMRSYDARGLMRQLSEDTSAVFDNAWDVLTSDDTEMPSKTVFSNDQNLSGEDNCFLHNERENMPPGVLGERRELDFSGCGTPGKGTDKKKFPENTNSTSISSSSSYLMKNCR, encoded by the exons ATGAGGCCTTTGCACGG GAGGACTACTGGTCCGAAAAGGCGATCGACGACAGGAAAATGGACTGCCGAAGAG GACGAGATATTGCACAGAGCGGTTCAACATTACAAAGGAAAAAGTTGGAAAAAAATAG CGGCATGTTTCAAAGATCGAACAGACGTGCAGTGTCTGCACAGGTGGCAGAAGGTCTTAAATCCTGAACTCGTCAAAGGTCCATGGACTAAAGAG GAGGATGAGGTAATAATCCAGTTAGTGAATAGATATGGGGCAAAGAAGTGGACAACCATTGCAGAAGCATTACCTGGACGTATCGGAAAGCAGTGTCGAGAAAG GTGGCATAACCATCTTAATCCTTCCATAAACAAGGAACCGTGGACACTGGAAGAGGAGCTGGCTTTAATTTGTGCTCATCAACATTGTGGGAACAAGTGGGCTGAGTTACAGAAATTTTTGCCTGGAAG GACAGACAATGCAATAAAAAATCACTGGAACAGCTCTGTGAAAAAGAGGTTGCCGTCTTATATGGCATCAGGATTACTCGAAAAGTTTCAAGGTCTGCCTCATGTAGGAATACCTAGGTCATCATCAGTGGGGATGCAACAGATTCAAGTGGATggggttgaagaagatgaaactTCACAATGTAGTCAAGGATCAATAGAGGCCAACTGCTCCCAATTTGATTCAGGAACAACATATGCAATGGGAAATATTAGGACTGAGGAATCTGATCGTGGAAAGGGGCCAAATATGGAGCAATATTTTTTACATGAGCCTGAAACTCATGGAAGTAAGGATTGCGAGTTTAGTTCCCATGAATCGCCCAACATCTTTGTGGATGTATCACTGGAATCATTAGAATTGTTTGGAACATCTGCAAACTGTAAATGTGTAAATGAAAGCCATGACAAAGCCTGTATTGCGTCACAGAGCTCTGCTGCTACAATGGAAAACATGCCTGATGATTCTGAAAAAATGGATCACCTATTGATATCTGAGAGCGATTTACTTGAGATTGCATTCTCAGAGACGGGGAATCCTGGAAGATTTTTTTATGGGAATGTGACAGAACAATCAAATAACCTGGATGGTGGCACAGTTTCAATGATTTGCCCATCTGGCTCTCAAATAACTTCTGCTTTGGGGCCATGTGCCGCCCCTCTAGAGGATGCCTCGGGAGGAATTTCAGAATTGGAGGTCATTACAAGTTCAAGGAATGACTTTATCTATGTCGACTCTCCTGTTATTGATGCAGATGAAAAAGACCACCATATGAAGCTAGACCAGGAAAAGAATGCTCCAAGACTAGTTCCTGTAGATATATTTAGTACGGTAAGCTCAGATACTAATGGGACCTTTCCGTCCAGAGATGAGAACACAGAGAATCTTTTAAACTCAGATGAGGCGAAGGTTGCTTCGAAGCTGGCTCCCAGGGATTTGGCTGGTTCGTTGAACTCAGATTCTATGCAAACCCTCTCCTCAATGGATAACAGTGCTACTGTGAATACGGAAGAACAGGATTCAGGAACTCTGTTTTTTGAACCTCCTCGTTTTCCAAGCTTAGAAATTCCTTTTTTAAACTTTGATCTCATAGCATCTGGTGATGATATGCAGCAAGCATATAGTCCCTTTGGGATTCGCCAACTACTGATGCATCCAATGAACTTTTCCTCACCACGCAGCTTACGGGATTCGCCAATTCATAAAAGTACTCAAAATGCTATGTCGAATAATGCTGCCAAGAGCTTCAAATGTACGCCAACCATCATGAACAAGAGACTGCATGAACCTTTATCACAGGTTGAAGAAGAGTCAAAGGGAGACAAAGAACTTGGAAAGGACACAAATACAAGCGCATTTAGCTTGACCAATAGTTTTTCTTCTCTGGAATCAGTTTTAGTCGAGAATGGAGCTTCTACAATGCCCATCTCTTGTACTGGGGAGTTATTTGATTCCCCATTTGACCAGAAAGTGAAATCTGAAGACTCTGTTCGTGATAAAGCTAATATGGTTAAGAAGGATAAGAAGGGTACCATGAGTCCTAAGTCCAAGATAAACGCTGACACTACCTTCCTAATT CCTACAGGAGTGCTTGTTGAACGTAACATAGATGATCAGCATCTCTTTTCTCCTGATAGAGTCGGACATCAAACAACTAGAGCCTTGAGTATGGCAGTTTTAAGTCCCAAAGGCCAATATATTATAAAGTTGGACACTAAATCATACCGAGGTGGGAATTTAGAGCCATCATCTCCGAAAAATGAAAAGTGTGTAGTTCCAGCTACATCTACAGAATGCACACCATCACTAAAGCATCTAGAAGCCACAAGTGGAAATGCTGGGAATGATGCTGATATTCAAAGCTTTAGCAT GTTTGACGACACTCCAGGTAGAAAGAGAAGAATTGTATCTCCATCAGCATGGAAGTCTCCTTTGTTCATAAATACTGCTCTCCCTGGACCAAGATTTGATATGGACCTTACACTTGAG GATTTGGCATACTTCTTGAGCCCTGGGATGAGAAGTTATGATGCCAGAGGGTTGATGAGGCAGCTGAGTGAGGACACTTCTGCTGTATTTGACAATGCCTGGGACGTTTTGACAAGTGATGATACTGAAATGCCCTCAAAGACAGTATTCTCCAACGACCAAAATTTATCTGGAGAGGACAATTGTTTTCTTCATAACGAGCGGGAGAATATGCCTCCTGGTGTCTTG GGGGAACGACGCgaacttgatttcagtggatgtGGGACGCCTGGAAAGGGCACAGACAAAAAGAAATTTCCTGAGAACACAAACTCTACAAGCATTTCAAGCTCGTCATCTTATCTGATGAAGAATTGCAGATAG
- the LOC133857783 gene encoding transcription factor MYB3R-4-like isoform X3: MASGLLEKFQGLPHVGIPRSSSVGMQQIQVDGVEEDETSQCSQGSIEANCSQFDSGTTYAMGNIRTEESDRGKGPNMEQYFLHEPETHGSKDCEFSSHESPNIFVDVSLESLELFGTSANCKCVNESHDKACIASQSSAATMENMPDDSEKMDHLLISESDLLEIAFSETGNPGRFFYGNVTEQSNNLDGGTVSMICPSGSQITSALGPCAAPLEDASGGISELEVITSSRNDFIYVDSPVIDADEKDHHMKLDQEKNAPRLVPVDIFSTVSSDTNGTFPSRDENTENLLNSDEAKVASKLAPRDLAGSLNSDSMQTLSSMDNSATVNTEEQDSGTLFFEPPRFPSLEIPFLNFDLIASGDDMQQAYSPFGIRQLLMHPMNFSSPRSLRDSPIHKSTQNAMSNNAAKSFKCTPTIMNKRLHEPLSQVEEESKGDKELGKDTNTSAFSLTNSFSSLESVLVENGASTMPISCTGELFDSPFDQKVKSEDSVRDKANMVKKDKKGTMSPKSKINADTTFLIPTGVLVERNIDDQHLFSPDRVGHQTTRALSMAVLSPKGQYIIKLDTKSYRGGNLEPSSPKNEKCVVPATSTECTPSLKHLEATSGNAGNDADIQSFSISRFDDTPGRKRRIVSPSAWKSPLFINTALPGPRFDMDLTLEDLAYFLSPGMRSYDARGLMRQLSEDTSAVFDNAWDVLTSDDTEMPSKTVFSNDQNLSGEDNCFLHNERENMPPGVLGERRELDFSGCGTPGKGTDKKKFPENTNSTSISSSSSYLMKNCR; this comes from the exons ATGGCATCAGGATTACTCGAAAAGTTTCAAGGTCTGCCTCATGTAGGAATACCTAGGTCATCATCAGTGGGGATGCAACAGATTCAAGTGGATggggttgaagaagatgaaactTCACAATGTAGTCAAGGATCAATAGAGGCCAACTGCTCCCAATTTGATTCAGGAACAACATATGCAATGGGAAATATTAGGACTGAGGAATCTGATCGTGGAAAGGGGCCAAATATGGAGCAATATTTTTTACATGAGCCTGAAACTCATGGAAGTAAGGATTGCGAGTTTAGTTCCCATGAATCGCCCAACATCTTTGTGGATGTATCACTGGAATCATTAGAATTGTTTGGAACATCTGCAAACTGTAAATGTGTAAATGAAAGCCATGACAAAGCCTGTATTGCGTCACAGAGCTCTGCTGCTACAATGGAAAACATGCCTGATGATTCTGAAAAAATGGATCACCTATTGATATCTGAGAGCGATTTACTTGAGATTGCATTCTCAGAGACGGGGAATCCTGGAAGATTTTTTTATGGGAATGTGACAGAACAATCAAATAACCTGGATGGTGGCACAGTTTCAATGATTTGCCCATCTGGCTCTCAAATAACTTCTGCTTTGGGGCCATGTGCCGCCCCTCTAGAGGATGCCTCGGGAGGAATTTCAGAATTGGAGGTCATTACAAGTTCAAGGAATGACTTTATCTATGTCGACTCTCCTGTTATTGATGCAGATGAAAAAGACCACCATATGAAGCTAGACCAGGAAAAGAATGCTCCAAGACTAGTTCCTGTAGATATATTTAGTACGGTAAGCTCAGATACTAATGGGACCTTTCCGTCCAGAGATGAGAACACAGAGAATCTTTTAAACTCAGATGAGGCGAAGGTTGCTTCGAAGCTGGCTCCCAGGGATTTGGCTGGTTCGTTGAACTCAGATTCTATGCAAACCCTCTCCTCAATGGATAACAGTGCTACTGTGAATACGGAAGAACAGGATTCAGGAACTCTGTTTTTTGAACCTCCTCGTTTTCCAAGCTTAGAAATTCCTTTTTTAAACTTTGATCTCATAGCATCTGGTGATGATATGCAGCAAGCATATAGTCCCTTTGGGATTCGCCAACTACTGATGCATCCAATGAACTTTTCCTCACCACGCAGCTTACGGGATTCGCCAATTCATAAAAGTACTCAAAATGCTATGTCGAATAATGCTGCCAAGAGCTTCAAATGTACGCCAACCATCATGAACAAGAGACTGCATGAACCTTTATCACAGGTTGAAGAAGAGTCAAAGGGAGACAAAGAACTTGGAAAGGACACAAATACAAGCGCATTTAGCTTGACCAATAGTTTTTCTTCTCTGGAATCAGTTTTAGTCGAGAATGGAGCTTCTACAATGCCCATCTCTTGTACTGGGGAGTTATTTGATTCCCCATTTGACCAGAAAGTGAAATCTGAAGACTCTGTTCGTGATAAAGCTAATATGGTTAAGAAGGATAAGAAGGGTACCATGAGTCCTAAGTCCAAGATAAACGCTGACACTACCTTCCTAATT CCTACAGGAGTGCTTGTTGAACGTAACATAGATGATCAGCATCTCTTTTCTCCTGATAGAGTCGGACATCAAACAACTAGAGCCTTGAGTATGGCAGTTTTAAGTCCCAAAGGCCAATATATTATAAAGTTGGACACTAAATCATACCGAGGTGGGAATTTAGAGCCATCATCTCCGAAAAATGAAAAGTGTGTAGTTCCAGCTACATCTACAGAATGCACACCATCACTAAAGCATCTAGAAGCCACAAGTGGAAATGCTGGGAATGATGCTGATATTCAAAGCTTTAGCAT TTCTAGGTTTGACGACACTCCAGGTAGAAAGAGAAGAATTGTATCTCCATCAGCATGGAAGTCTCCTTTGTTCATAAATACTGCTCTCCCTGGACCAAGATTTGATATGGACCTTACACTTGAG GATTTGGCATACTTCTTGAGCCCTGGGATGAGAAGTTATGATGCCAGAGGGTTGATGAGGCAGCTGAGTGAGGACACTTCTGCTGTATTTGACAATGCCTGGGACGTTTTGACAAGTGATGATACTGAAATGCCCTCAAAGACAGTATTCTCCAACGACCAAAATTTATCTGGAGAGGACAATTGTTTTCTTCATAACGAGCGGGAGAATATGCCTCCTGGTGTCTTG GGGGAACGACGCgaacttgatttcagtggatgtGGGACGCCTGGAAAGGGCACAGACAAAAAGAAATTTCCTGAGAACACAAACTCTACAAGCATTTCAAGCTCGTCATCTTATCTGATGAAGAATTGCAGATAG